In a single window of the Drosophila albomicans strain 15112-1751.03 chromosome 3, ASM965048v2, whole genome shotgun sequence genome:
- the LOC117568154 gene encoding transmembrane protein 70 homolog, mitochondrial — translation MLTIRAALPCAKQFAAVLANTARTHTRYAAFLQPQVQLKQQNQHKIRLYATQQPTPSAKNAETTLQRVYYGSLAPRMKLVKLFSLTTSFAGIAAQPILMEQGLKIGGTGMAVLLCTVGGFFTFVTPLLLHFVTKKYVTELHYNQATDEYTATTISLILTKIQTTFRPSDVVVPEVPGMFTSFTVNKRPLFVDPALFDDPEHYVRIMGYDKPIDFKLNVPAEPEQSKKK, via the exons ATGTTGACAATACGCGCAGCTTTGCCGTGTGCTAAACAATTTGCCGCTGTCTTGGCAAATACagctcgcacacacacgcgttACGCAGCCTTCCTTCAACCACAAGTGCAACTGAAGCAACAAAATCAGCACAAAATTCGATTGTATGCAACACAGCAGCCAACCCCGAGTGCTAAAAATGCGGAGACTACCTTGCAACGTGTGTACTATGGCAGCTTGGCACCGAGAATGAAGCTGGTCAAATTATTCTCACTTACCACCAGCTTTGCCGGCATCGCAGCACAACCAATTCTAATGGAACAGGGCTTGAAGATTGGCGGCACCGGTATGGCTGTCTTGTTGTGTACCGTTGGTGGCTTCTTTACGTTCGTAAcaccgctgctgttgcactttgTCACCAAGAAATACGTAACAGAGCTGCACTACAATCAAGCGACGGATGAATACACCGCCACAACAATATCGCTTATTCTGACAAAGATTCAG ACAACGTTTCGGCCCAGTGATGTTGTTGTACCCGAGGTGCCCGGAATGTTTACTTCGTTCACAGTAAACAAGCGTCCGTTGTTCGTTGATCCAGCCCTGTTCGATGATCCCGAGCATTATGTGCGCATAATGGGCTATGATAAGCCcatagattttaaattaaatgtaccAGCTGAGCCGGAGCAAtcgaaaaagaaatag
- the LOC117568151 gene encoding eukaryotic translation initiation factor 4E1 isoform X1, with product MQSDFHRMKNFANPKSMFKSSAPAGNAEANANANTVAPGRPEPTPPVAADAAPAPTAAENNAEEQTKANAADAGDDAVRTEHLFKHPLQNTWTLWYLENDRSKSWEDMQNEITSFDTVEDFWSLYNHIKPPSEIKLGSDYSLFKKGIRPMWEDAANKQGGRWVITLNKSSKNDLDNLWLDVLLCLIGEAFDHSDQICGAVVNIRGKSNKISIWTANGNNEEAALEIGHKLRDALRLGRQNLLQYQLHKDTMVKQGSSVKSIYTL from the exons ATGCAGAGCGACTTTCACAGAATGAAGAACTTTGCCAACCCCAAGTCTATGTTCAAA AGCAGCGCTCCTGCTGGCAACGCTGAAGCGAATGCCAATGCAAACACAGTGGCCCCCGGACGTCCGGAGCCAACGCCGccagttgctgctgatgccgcCCCAGCTCCAACTGCTGCTGAGAACAACGCCGAAGAGCAGACTAAGGCAAACGCTGCTGATGCTGGAGACGATGCTGTGCGCACAGAGCATTTGTTCAAACACCCACTGCAAAACACATGGACATTGTGGTATTTAGAGAACGATCGCTCCAAGTCGTGGGAGGATATGCAAAACGAGATCACCAGCTTCGATACCGTCGAGGACTTCTGGAGCCTATACAATCATATTAAGCCGCCATCAGAGATTAAGCTGGGCAGCGATTACTCCCTCTTCAAGAAGGGCATACG CCCAATGTGGGAGGATGCTGCCAATAAGCAAGGTGGTCGCTGGGTCATCACACTCAACAAAAGCTCCAAGAATGACTTGGACAATTTGTGGCTCGATGTg CTGCTTTGTTTGATTGGCGAGGCTTTCGATCATTCCGATCAGATTTGCGGTGCTGTTGTCAACATTCGTGGCAAGAGCAATAAGATTT CTATTTGGACTGCCAATGGTAACAATGAGGAGGCTGCTCTCGAAATTGGACACAAGTTACGCGATGCTCTGCGTCTGGGACGCCAGAATTTGCTGCAATATCAACTGCACAAGGACACAATGGTCAAGCAGGGCTCCAGTGTCAAATCGATCTACACTTTGTAA
- the LOC117568153 gene encoding fas-associated death domain protein — MTAEMHWSYDILKQMAIEGASKSDLEDMKELLSNEIGSARKMDRIHTIQDLIDCLERGDQINEENVDAFRTIGRQNPPLLQALDSYQKVPFTRPFVNQYREQRLADQLRQQLHISASHHIAPPQAAVAPQPQPQNYVVTAQFTAEKRAAIFKKISQECGRSWRELGRKLGIGEGIMDDIETTYPRDLKSRILRLLQIFEEDECNDPRQLLLQLCQGLADCGRKDLRKKVEQIMSH, encoded by the coding sequence ATGACTGCGGAAATGCATTGGAGCTATGACATACTCAAGCAAATGGCCATCGAAGGCGCCTCCAAGTCAGACTTGGAAGATATGAAGGAGCTGCTGTCCAATGAAATCGGATCTGCACGTAAAATGGATCGTATCCATACCATACAGGACTTGATTGATTGCCTAGAACGAGGTGATCAAATCAACGAGGAGAATGTAGATGCATTTCGTACGATTGGCAGACAAAACCCGCCATTGCTGCAGGCACTAGATAGCTACCAGAAAGTTCCATTTACGCGTCCCTTTGTGAATCAATATCGGGAGCAACGTCTCGCGGATCAATTAAGACAGCAGCTTCACATCAGTGCATCTCATCACATTGCTCCACCTCAAGCGGCTGTGGCACCACAACCCCAGCCACAGAACTATGTGGTAACTGCTCAATTCACGGCTGAGAAGCGAGCGGCAATCTTCAAGAAGATCTCACAGGAATGCGGTCGCTCCTGGCGCGAATTGGGTCGCAAACTGGGCATTGGCGAAGGCATCATGGACGACATCGAGACCACCTATCCGCGTGACCTCAAGTCGCGCATTCTCCGCCTGCTGCAGATCTTCGAGGAGGATGAATGCAACGATCCACGTCAACTGCTCCTGCAACTCTGTCAAGGCCTCGCCGACTGCGGTCGCAAGGATTTGCGCAAGAAGGTCGAGCAAATAATGTCACACTAA
- the LOC117568151 gene encoding eukaryotic translation initiation factor 4E1 isoform X2 has product MVVSENEKSSAPAGNAEANANANTVAPGRPEPTPPVAADAAPAPTAAENNAEEQTKANAADAGDDAVRTEHLFKHPLQNTWTLWYLENDRSKSWEDMQNEITSFDTVEDFWSLYNHIKPPSEIKLGSDYSLFKKGIRPMWEDAANKQGGRWVITLNKSSKNDLDNLWLDVLLCLIGEAFDHSDQICGAVVNIRGKSNKISIWTANGNNEEAALEIGHKLRDALRLGRQNLLQYQLHKDTMVKQGSSVKSIYTL; this is encoded by the exons ATGGTAGTGTCAGAGAACGAAAAG AGCAGCGCTCCTGCTGGCAACGCTGAAGCGAATGCCAATGCAAACACAGTGGCCCCCGGACGTCCGGAGCCAACGCCGccagttgctgctgatgccgcCCCAGCTCCAACTGCTGCTGAGAACAACGCCGAAGAGCAGACTAAGGCAAACGCTGCTGATGCTGGAGACGATGCTGTGCGCACAGAGCATTTGTTCAAACACCCACTGCAAAACACATGGACATTGTGGTATTTAGAGAACGATCGCTCCAAGTCGTGGGAGGATATGCAAAACGAGATCACCAGCTTCGATACCGTCGAGGACTTCTGGAGCCTATACAATCATATTAAGCCGCCATCAGAGATTAAGCTGGGCAGCGATTACTCCCTCTTCAAGAAGGGCATACG CCCAATGTGGGAGGATGCTGCCAATAAGCAAGGTGGTCGCTGGGTCATCACACTCAACAAAAGCTCCAAGAATGACTTGGACAATTTGTGGCTCGATGTg CTGCTTTGTTTGATTGGCGAGGCTTTCGATCATTCCGATCAGATTTGCGGTGCTGTTGTCAACATTCGTGGCAAGAGCAATAAGATTT CTATTTGGACTGCCAATGGTAACAATGAGGAGGCTGCTCTCGAAATTGGACACAAGTTACGCGATGCTCTGCGTCTGGGACGCCAGAATTTGCTGCAATATCAACTGCACAAGGACACAATGGTCAAGCAGGGCTCCAGTGTCAAATCGATCTACACTTTGTAA